One Opitutia bacterium DNA segment encodes these proteins:
- a CDS encoding alpha/beta fold hydrolase yields the protein MATRCPAAAPQHFILALPDLRLARGGVVRRHRIAAWWWSREGDTPAEPLADVPTVLLVHALTGSAQVGGEDGWWEPLIGEGRVLDPTKHRILCFNNLGSFYGSSAPGMPGWPKSRKTQLTSVDLAGAILQGLDALGLKRVELVAGGSLGGMVVLALGARDPQRFARLMPIATSATATPWTVGWNHVARAALRVDPGYPHHAARGLEVARQIAMLTYRAEPGLAQKQTARTIGSYLEHHGKKLHGRFTAQCYESQLDAMDCHDLTAPLPGTRGPALARIKAPALVVDVDTDQLFTPAQSELLAQQLRANGTKVARATLRSPHGHDAFLLEWTQLEKLVRRALTL from the coding sequence ATGGCCACTCGATGTCCTGCCGCAGCGCCGCAGCACTTCATCCTCGCGCTGCCGGATCTCCGGCTGGCGCGCGGCGGAGTCGTGCGCCGGCATCGCATCGCGGCGTGGTGGTGGAGCCGTGAGGGCGACACGCCGGCCGAGCCGCTGGCCGACGTGCCGACCGTGCTGCTCGTGCACGCTCTCACCGGCAGCGCCCAAGTCGGCGGCGAAGACGGCTGGTGGGAGCCCTTGATCGGCGAGGGCCGCGTGCTCGATCCCACGAAGCATCGCATCCTCTGTTTCAACAACCTCGGGTCGTTCTACGGCAGCAGCGCGCCGGGCATGCCGGGCTGGCCGAAGTCCCGCAAGACGCAGCTCACGAGCGTCGATCTCGCCGGCGCCATTCTGCAGGGACTCGACGCGCTCGGCCTGAAACGCGTCGAACTCGTCGCCGGCGGCTCGCTCGGCGGCATGGTCGTGCTCGCGCTCGGCGCACGCGATCCGCAGCGCTTTGCCCGGCTCATGCCGATCGCCACCAGCGCAACGGCGACGCCGTGGACGGTCGGCTGGAATCACGTCGCGCGTGCCGCGTTGCGCGTCGATCCCGGTTATCCGCATCACGCCGCGCGCGGCCTCGAGGTCGCACGCCAGATTGCGATGCTCACTTACCGCGCCGAGCCCGGCCTCGCGCAAAAACAGACGGCCCGCACCATCGGCAGCTACCTCGAGCACCACGGCAAGAAGCTCCACGGCCGCTTCACCGCGCAATGTTACGAGTCGCAGCTCGACGCGATGGATTGCCACGACCTCACCGCGCCGCTGCCCGGCACGCGCGGCCCGGCGCTCGCGCGCATCAAGGCGCCCGCGCTCGTCGTCGACGTCGACACCGACCAGCTCTTCACGCCCGCGCAATCCGAGCTGCTCGCGCAGCAGCTGCGCGCGAACGGCACGAAAGTCGCTCGCGCCACGTTGCGCAGCCCGCACGGCCACGACGCGTTTCTCCTCGAGTGGACGCAGTTGGAAAAACTCGTGCGCCGCGCGCTGACCCTTTGA